A genomic segment from Methanoplanus limicola DSM 2279 encodes:
- a CDS encoding argininosuccinate synthase gives MGKGKVVLAFSGGLDTSICVPLLKEHYGYDEVVTVAVDVGQPAEDIISATKKGELIADKHYTIDIKEKFVETQLFPTIKANGSYEGYPMGTALARPLIAEEIVKIAKSEGAFTVAHGCTGKGNDQLRFDFVFRMAGLEVIAPMREMNLTREWEMEYAEKHNIPVPVVKEKPYSIDENCWSRSIEGGKLEDPSFHPPDDIYGWTVSAKEAPDTPEEISIEFEKGIPVSINGRRMNGIELIEELNVIAGRNGVGRNDMVEDRILGLKAREIYEHPAATVLLKAHSDLERLVLSRQELSFKASVDEKWSELGYMGLIHEPLFAALTAFIDKTQERVNGKVDLILYKSSVTVAGRSSPDALYSDDLVSFDSTTIDQKDSEGFSAFYGFQARLSKNLRNNN, from the coding sequence ATGGGTAAAGGAAAAGTTGTTCTTGCATTCTCAGGCGGTCTTGACACATCAATATGTGTGCCCCTTTTAAAGGAGCACTATGGATATGATGAAGTAGTCACAGTGGCTGTTGATGTCGGTCAGCCGGCTGAGGATATAATCAGCGCCACAAAAAAAGGCGAACTGATCGCTGATAAGCACTATACAATAGATATCAAGGAAAAATTTGTGGAGACACAGCTATTTCCGACAATTAAGGCAAACGGTTCATACGAAGGCTATCCGATGGGTACAGCCCTTGCAAGACCTCTGATTGCTGAAGAGATTGTAAAAATCGCAAAGTCAGAGGGTGCATTTACAGTTGCCCACGGCTGCACAGGAAAAGGTAATGACCAGTTAAGGTTTGATTTCGTCTTCAGAATGGCCGGACTTGAGGTTATTGCACCTATGCGTGAGATGAACCTGACCCGTGAATGGGAGATGGAATACGCTGAAAAGCACAATATACCTGTTCCGGTAGTGAAGGAAAAACCATACTCGATTGATGAGAACTGCTGGAGCAGAAGCATTGAAGGCGGGAAACTTGAAGATCCATCTTTCCATCCTCCAGATGATATCTATGGCTGGACAGTCTCTGCAAAGGAAGCGCCTGACACTCCTGAAGAGATATCAATTGAGTTTGAGAAGGGAATTCCGGTATCGATAAACGGCAGAAGGATGAATGGCATTGAACTTATTGAGGAGCTCAATGTAATTGCCGGAAGAAACGGTGTTGGCAGAAATGATATGGTTGAGGACCGGATTCTTGGGCTTAAGGCACGTGAGATCTACGAACACCCTGCGGCAACTGTGCTGTTAAAGGCGCACAGTGACCTCGAGCGTCTTGTTCTGAGCCGCCAGGAACTCTCATTTAAGGCATCAGTAGATGAAAAATGGTCCGAACTTGGATATATGGGCCTTATTCATGAACCTCTCTTTGCAGCACTGACAGCATTTATTGATAAGACGCAGGAGAGGGTCAACGGAAAGGTTGACCTCATATTATACAAGAGTTCAGTAACAGTTGCAGGCAGAAGTTCACCTGACGCTTTATATTCTGACGACCTTGTATCATTTGACAGCACAACAATAGACCAGAAGGATTCAGAGGGATTCTCTGCATTCTACGGATTCCAGGCAAGACTGAGCAAAAACCTCAGAAATAACAATTAA
- a CDS encoding nucleotidyltransferase domain-containing protein — protein MSDSLSITGNLLKVMALFTEGYDRQLYIREVCGLLPLTHGTAYNILTLLEKRGVLESVIKGKIRIFTLRKNNQAQHYCALAESYKRVIFSEEFPDADGIICRITPHLFGPAALFGSYAKRRPDGNSDIDIFVAGDYDRSEIMKISRIFGIRIQVKAYPADLFTEIKRDDPLIKEVYKSHILIKCQDFFIREIF, from the coding sequence ATGTCTGATTCATTAAGCATAACCGGAAATCTTCTGAAGGTAATGGCACTCTTTACTGAAGGTTATGACAGGCAGCTGTACATAAGGGAGGTATGCGGACTTCTGCCCCTGACACACGGCACTGCATACAATATCCTGACACTTCTTGAGAAGAGAGGAGTTCTGGAATCGGTTATTAAGGGAAAGATAAGAATTTTTACCCTCAGAAAAAATAATCAGGCACAGCACTACTGCGCCCTGGCCGAGAGTTATAAAAGGGTCATATTCTCAGAGGAATTTCCGGATGCAGACGGGATAATATGCAGAATTACTCCGCATCTCTTCGGTCCGGCGGCACTCTTCGGGAGTTATGCAAAGAGAAGACCTGACGGAAATTCCGATATAGACATCTTTGTCGCCGGAGATTATGACAGAAGTGAGATTATGAAAATTTCACGGATCTTTGGCATCAGAATTCAGGTTAAGGCATATCCGGCTGATCTCTTCACTGAGATCAAAAGAGATGATCCTTTAATTAAAGAGGTCTATAAATCACATATCCTGATAAAATGCCAGGATTTCTTTATTCGGGAGATTTTTTAA
- a CDS encoding HEPN domain-containing protein has product MDTIIWCRKNKNGLKIISPNNNLSEAYFLKAEDALSAMDSVTSADWKISTGYYAMYYALYAILVRAGIESEIHTCTIECMRAFFSDYFSDTDIEAMERAKELRIDAQYYVPEKARGKEITWIIRAAPEFVLKCAKVSRMIKNSDIERIRKTIA; this is encoded by the coding sequence ATGGATACAATAATCTGGTGCAGAAAGAATAAAAACGGGCTTAAGATTATCAGTCCGAACAATAACCTCTCAGAAGCATATTTCCTTAAGGCTGAAGATGCCCTCTCTGCAATGGACTCGGTCACATCTGCGGACTGGAAGATCTCAACCGGCTATTATGCCATGTATTATGCCCTCTATGCAATACTTGTCAGAGCCGGAATTGAGAGTGAGATTCATACCTGCACCATAGAATGCATGAGGGCTTTCTTCTCAGATTATTTTTCAGATACGGATATCGAAGCAATGGAGAGGGCAAAGGAACTGAGAATTGATGCCCAGTACTATGTCCCTGAAAAAGCACGCGGCAAAGAGATCACGTGGATAATACGTGCTGCACCTGAATTTGTCCTGAAGTGCGCAAAGGTCAGCCGGATGATAAAAAACAGTGATATTGAGAGGATAAGAAAGACAATTGCATGA
- a CDS encoding NCS2 family permease — MFSGLQNTITRFFRIKESGTTIRREFFAGLATFMTMAYIIVVNPAILMAAGIPFGPSMVATIITAVTGTLIMGLYANRPFAVAPYMGENAFVAYTVCGVLGYPWQTAIGAVFVSGIMLTALTLAGGRKLMCEAVPESLKYSFAAGIGLFITFVGLVNSGIVEAGTAGAPVHVGNLGNPAVMLAVFGFILIAVLYARNVSGSILIGILVTSLIGFSAGIFAPPEALFSMPPDISPIFLQLDIMGVFTWGFFAVVLTMFTMDFLDTMGGIIGVSEQAGFLDDEGNLPEIEKPFLADGIASVIAGISGTTTSGVFMESAAGIAAGGRTGLVAVVVAGLFGIGLFLSPLFSAIPAAATGPAMVMVGLMMLSPIKKINFSDYTEMIPALSVIVLLSFTYNIGVGLCSGFVLYPLFKVASGRYAEIPKLTWIFFVFCLLFFIFYPY; from the coding sequence ATGTTTTCCGGTTTACAAAATACCATCACCAGATTCTTCAGAATCAAAGAATCAGGGACAACCATCAGAAGAGAGTTCTTCGCAGGCCTTGCCACTTTCATGACAATGGCATATATAATTGTTGTAAATCCTGCAATACTAATGGCCGCCGGAATTCCTTTTGGCCCTTCAATGGTTGCGACTATAATTACGGCAGTCACAGGCACCCTGATAATGGGTCTTTATGCAAACCGCCCTTTTGCAGTTGCACCATATATGGGTGAGAATGCCTTTGTGGCATACACTGTCTGCGGCGTTCTTGGATATCCCTGGCAGACGGCAATCGGTGCGGTATTTGTAAGCGGAATAATGCTTACAGCGCTGACACTGGCGGGCGGCAGAAAACTTATGTGTGAGGCTGTCCCGGAAAGTCTGAAATATAGTTTTGCCGCCGGAATAGGGCTTTTTATCACCTTTGTCGGGCTTGTTAATTCCGGGATTGTGGAGGCCGGCACAGCGGGTGCTCCCGTTCACGTAGGTAATCTTGGCAATCCGGCAGTTATGCTGGCAGTATTTGGTTTTATCTTAATTGCAGTGCTTTATGCACGGAATGTCAGCGGCTCGATTCTTATCGGAATTCTTGTCACTTCACTCATCGGTTTTTCTGCCGGAATCTTTGCTCCACCGGAGGCTCTATTCAGCATGCCCCCGGACATATCCCCCATTTTTCTTCAGCTCGACATTATGGGTGTCTTTACCTGGGGATTTTTTGCCGTTGTCCTGACCATGTTTACCATGGACTTCCTTGATACCATGGGTGGTATCATCGGAGTCTCCGAACAGGCAGGTTTTCTTGATGATGAAGGAAATCTCCCTGAGATCGAAAAACCCTTTCTTGCGGATGGCATTGCAAGTGTCATAGCCGGGATATCCGGGACAACAACAAGCGGTGTATTTATGGAATCTGCCGCCGGGATTGCAGCAGGTGGAAGGACAGGTCTTGTGGCAGTTGTTGTCGCAGGTCTTTTTGGAATCGGCCTCTTCTTATCGCCGCTATTCTCTGCCATACCTGCCGCAGCAACCGGCCCTGCGATGGTTATGGTCGGACTGATGATGCTGTCACCCATAAAAAAGATCAATTTCAGCGATTATACTGAGATGATACCTGCCTTATCCGTCATTGTCCTCTTAAGCTTTACATACAATATCGGAGTTGGCCTTTGCAGCGGATTTGTGTTATATCCGTTATTTAAGGTCGCATCCGGCAGATATGCAGAGATTCCAAAACTGACCTGGATATTTTTTGTATTCTGCCTGTTATTTTTTATATTCTATCCATACTGA
- a CDS encoding 2'-5' RNA ligase family protein, whose protein sequence is MTENIAIDIVLLPPDEISRKIISYNQKLTDNSGDRSIQLNSDDCLPHISLLMGGISHDDIEPLKEAISVFSDRFLPYSASFSGFAVIETDSGTTVSGADIRRDEKILNLQNEIAAIAERYLKCVSSDMVYSDRTEEITEFTVSYSGSYINESTGENFSPHITIGHGDISRLKDLPEMPEEFICRRIAICHLGNHCTCRKILAEIIP, encoded by the coding sequence ATGACAGAAAACATTGCAATTGATATAGTCCTCCTTCCTCCGGATGAAATTTCCAGGAAAATTATCTCTTATAATCAGAAACTGACTGACAATTCCGGCGACAGATCAATTCAGTTAAATTCAGATGACTGCCTGCCGCATATCTCTCTGCTTATGGGCGGCATCAGCCATGATGATATTGAGCCGCTAAAAGAGGCAATTTCAGTATTTTCAGACCGGTTTCTTCCTTATAGTGCATCATTTTCAGGCTTTGCCGTTATAGAGACCGACTCCGGGACAACAGTATCCGGTGCTGATATAAGAAGAGATGAAAAAATCCTTAACCTTCAGAATGAAATTGCAGCAATTGCTGAAAGATACCTTAAATGTGTCAGCTCTGATATGGTTTACAGTGACAGAACTGAGGAGATTACTGAATTTACGGTCAGTTACTCGGGTTCATATATTAATGAATCAACCGGAGAAAACTTCTCACCGCATATAACCATAGGTCACGGTGATATCAGCAGGCTTAAAGATCTCCCTGAGATGCCGGAAGAGTTTATCTGCAGAAGGATTGCCATATGTCACCTTGGGAATCACTGCACCTGCAGGAAAATTCTGGCTGAGATTATTCCCTGA
- a CDS encoding ferredoxin-thioredoxin reductase catalytic domain-containing protein: MNDNSDDNPESSSVLLRKYNEIKSYANVSGIFLNPDKKFTMDLINGLLINKERYGHEACPCRLVIGPIEDNFDIVCPCDYRDEDIREFGCCYCGLYVSEDVASGKKDVSIIPDRRLQVKESEEGNFPGEDNRNIPEIMKLKYPVFRCRVCGYLSAGNSPPEKCPICGASEERFEKFIG, encoded by the coding sequence ATGAATGATAACTCTGATGACAATCCCGAAAGCAGTTCTGTTCTTCTCCGGAAATATAATGAAATTAAATCTTATGCAAATGTCAGCGGTATTTTTCTCAATCCGGATAAAAAGTTCACTATGGACCTGATAAACGGCCTGCTGATTAATAAAGAACGATATGGCCATGAGGCGTGCCCCTGCCGCCTTGTAATCGGGCCGATAGAAGATAATTTTGATATAGTCTGCCCCTGTGATTACCGCGATGAGGACATCAGGGAGTTTGGATGCTGCTACTGCGGCCTTTATGTCTCAGAGGATGTAGCTTCCGGGAAAAAGGATGTCAGTATAATTCCTGACAGAAGATTACAGGTGAAAGAGTCGGAGGAGGGGAACTTTCCGGGTGAGGATAACCGAAATATTCCGGAAATTATGAAATTAAAATATCCTGTCTTCAGGTGCAGGGTCTGCGGCTATCTCTCTGCAGGGAATTCCCCGCCGGAAAAATGCCCGATATGTGGAGCATCTGAAGAGAGGTTTGAGAAATTCATAGGCTGA
- a CDS encoding glutaredoxin family protein has translation MKWLHVDGRDAGDVKLYALSTCGHCKRTKEFLTDSGIAFDYLFVDLLEEKKLSEIYEDVKRFNPAGSFPTIVINGDKVIVGSRLDEISEALGL, from the coding sequence ATGAAATGGCTTCATGTTGACGGGAGAGATGCAGGGGATGTAAAACTGTATGCCTTAAGCACCTGCGGGCACTGCAAAAGGACGAAGGAATTTTTAACAGATTCAGGCATTGCATTTGATTATCTCTTTGTTGATCTTCTTGAAGAAAAGAAACTCTCTGAGATCTATGAAGACGTTAAAAGATTCAATCCGGCCGGTTCTTTCCCGACAATTGTCATTAATGGCGATAAAGTTATAGTCGGCTCAAGACTGGATGAAATATCGGAGGCGCTTGGGCTATGA
- a CDS encoding IS5 family transposase, with product MSSFANFALKNEYKQKISKEDKLAKVNNKIDWEKFRPIIAPLYMNKIGLGGRPNYDEVLMIKMLVLQQWYSLSDPELERQTYDRLSFRNFLNYPDKIPDRSTIWFFRERLVKGQIIDKIWDELLRQMNNKGLTITRGVMQDASFITADPGHAKKDKPRGDEAQTRRSKDGEWSKKGNKSYFGYKLHTLTDKENQLIYRFTTTIANVHDSKIDLSKEGETVYRDKGYFGVKPNASMDKTMKRATRNHPLKEKDKRRNRAISRTRSMVELPYAFIKRIFHGGHVLQTTVERVHAKNMFSCFVYNLFRLDGLSR from the coding sequence ATGAGTTCCTTTGCCAATTTTGCTTTGAAGAATGAGTATAAACAGAAAATTTCAAAAGAAGACAAATTGGCCAAAGTAAATAATAAAATTGACTGGGAAAAATTTAGGCCCATTATTGCCCCATTATATATGAACAAGATAGGGCTTGGTGGAAGGCCCAATTATGATGAAGTTCTGATGATCAAAATGCTTGTCCTTCAACAATGGTATAGCCTCAGCGATCCTGAATTAGAAAGGCAAACTTATGACAGACTTTCATTCAGAAACTTTTTGAATTATCCAGACAAAATTCCAGATCGCTCAACAATTTGGTTCTTTAGAGAAAGACTGGTAAAAGGCCAGATTATAGATAAAATATGGGATGAATTGCTAAGACAAATGAATAACAAAGGGCTTACTATCACTCGTGGGGTTATGCAGGATGCATCATTCATCACAGCAGACCCTGGTCATGCAAAGAAGGATAAACCAAGGGGTGATGAAGCACAAACACGAAGATCAAAAGATGGGGAATGGTCTAAAAAAGGCAATAAGTCATATTTTGGTTACAAATTGCACACATTAACGGATAAAGAAAATCAGCTTATCTATCGATTTACAACAACTATAGCCAATGTTCACGATAGCAAAATAGATCTCTCAAAAGAAGGGGAGACAGTATATCGTGATAAAGGATACTTTGGAGTTAAACCAAATGCTTCAATGGATAAAACGATGAAGAGAGCAACAAGAAATCATCCATTGAAAGAAAAAGATAAGCGTAGAAATAGAGCAATTTCCCGAACAAGATCAATGGTGGAATTACCTTATGCTTTCATAAAGCGTATATTCCATGGAGGACATGTTTTACAAACTACAGTTGAAAGAGTGCACGCAAAAAATATGTTTTCTTGTTTTGTATATAATTTATTTCGACTTGATGGCTTATCGCGATAG
- a CDS encoding PAS domain S-box protein, protein MPSEEETLEKILKIIRFKSKGMTITELSRQTGIHRNSIAKYLQILLASGKVDIQLIGNAKIYTIAKRVPISSMMDCTTDLILIINKEKKIVNVNTNFLDFFGHKKDELFLEKYDRIENPILENKEITELISKGIEDGEKAALEIILEYKSREYDFYINIISMVLDGGGKGILLRIQDFTESMIAERAILESEQKFRNVFNFAFDSIFLYRINEDKIIGDLIEVNDRAIENLNYEPGEMPHLPACKIIEPENWDISTQLEQNLAENYNSIFDGSLIRSDGKKIPVEISSQIFLLNNNLVVLFIVRDITRWKKAQKCLELSEERYRKILETQSEFICRQYPDGTFSYVNDAFCRFCNKKREEIIGNRNILEIFPEDKKIIKDCLKKIDKNNNTVEFEQRIISDTGKDIWLQWRTQVIFNEESEIIEYQSVARDITDNKKAELSLQISEETARILLDENATASILLDTNGNILDHNRKIFEYFSIAIKNNISKNKSSNSEGSNDIEDNSDSINKDDNRASLIGKNFTEIISKEESEDIRQIFNAVKDKKIQGTIKSKYENDVFEYTYYPILSSSSELTKIVIFKNNITKEEKNKEYLQNRIKVLGDIIHSLPDATFALNTDKEVIAWNKGMEKLTGIRKDETDRINKRYSEIFYEGNEELLIENLLNNIENYNGSQKYPEPLSRRCFCPKLNRGQGVDIKCSASYLYDEEGKIYGAIETIADLTRLNKTRDALSKSERKYWSMIEEHSDMICRFSFPERKITFVNSSLCSHFGFEKKELIGKDISNIFPQSICENINNIQNNPVPKIGSSNYETRIVDSTKKTFWQKWTIKPVFNRENSLVSFNCTGRDISQKKEYEYGIQKSGEDYRQFFENADFIVLKTDINGKILYLNKFTEKYFGYNYYEIYNKSFYDYLAADNYDIRAEIKNLYEEIENKPDKQSRTECSIINSGGESIPVIFCFNKIYDMNEKKDILLITGKPYENNKFKNNSDTKNNKTESLKSESPDKAELSENKFIININRNRNNSELLRSATTADNLYEKKIKTKHYDSEYGDLKNIKKNNPDNSKDDSEAIITVDLYGNIALINDKACELIGISESNIIGRDLYSCFPGYMQDTARKIHEKISNRKETNPASLLAQHPDGNGNKKTILWNINKPINNSGNAESIIWTGNRLKKTPPIISEQI, encoded by the coding sequence ATGCCCTCTGAAGAGGAGACCCTTGAGAAGATTCTCAAAATAATCCGGTTTAAGAGCAAAGGAATGACAATTACCGAATTGTCACGCCAGACGGGGATACACAGGAACTCTATTGCAAAATATCTCCAGATATTATTAGCATCAGGCAAAGTGGATATTCAGTTAATTGGAAATGCAAAGATATACACCATTGCAAAAAGAGTTCCTATTTCATCAATGATGGACTGCACAACAGACCTGATCCTCATAATTAACAAAGAAAAGAAAATTGTAAATGTAAATACTAATTTCCTCGATTTTTTTGGCCATAAAAAAGACGAACTCTTCCTTGAAAAATATGACAGGATTGAAAACCCGATACTGGAAAATAAAGAAATTACAGAACTGATTTCAAAAGGCATAGAAGACGGTGAAAAAGCAGCGCTTGAAATTATTCTGGAATATAAAAGCAGAGAATATGATTTTTATATTAATATCATTTCAATGGTCCTTGATGGTGGGGGAAAAGGAATATTACTCAGAATCCAGGATTTTACAGAATCAATGATTGCAGAGAGAGCAATTCTTGAGAGTGAACAGAAATTCAGAAATGTCTTTAACTTCGCTTTTGATTCAATATTCCTCTATAGAATAAATGAAGACAAAATTATCGGTGATTTGATAGAGGTAAATGACAGAGCCATTGAAAATCTTAACTACGAACCCGGAGAAATGCCTCATTTACCGGCATGTAAAATAATAGAACCTGAAAACTGGGATATCTCAACACAGCTTGAACAAAACCTCGCTGAAAATTACAACTCGATATTTGACGGTTCATTAATCCGCAGCGACGGAAAAAAAATTCCTGTGGAAATAAGCAGCCAGATATTTCTTCTGAATAATAATCTGGTTGTTCTTTTTATTGTAAGGGATATTACAAGATGGAAGAAAGCTCAGAAATGTCTTGAATTAAGTGAAGAAAGATACCGCAAAATTCTGGAAACACAATCAGAGTTCATCTGCCGCCAGTACCCTGACGGAACCTTCAGTTATGTAAATGATGCTTTCTGCCGGTTCTGCAATAAAAAAAGAGAAGAAATAATCGGTAACAGAAACATACTGGAGATATTTCCGGAAGATAAAAAAATAATAAAAGACTGCCTGAAGAAAATTGATAAAAACAACAATACAGTAGAATTTGAACAGAGAATAATCTCAGATACAGGAAAAGATATATGGCTCCAGTGGCGCACACAGGTGATATTTAACGAAGAATCAGAAATTATTGAATATCAGTCTGTTGCAAGGGATATTACTGATAACAAAAAAGCAGAACTTTCGTTACAGATCAGTGAAGAGACAGCGAGAATACTGCTTGATGAGAATGCAACAGCCTCAATACTATTGGATACTAATGGAAATATCCTTGACCACAACAGAAAAATATTTGAATATTTCAGTATCGCCATAAAAAATAATATCAGCAAAAATAAAAGCAGTAACTCAGAAGGCAGTAATGACATTGAAGATAACAGTGACAGTATAAATAAGGATGATAACCGTGCATCACTAATTGGTAAAAACTTTACTGAAATTATATCAAAGGAAGAGTCTGAGGACATAAGACAGATATTCAATGCTGTTAAAGATAAAAAAATTCAGGGAACTATTAAGAGCAAATACGAAAATGACGTATTTGAATACACTTATTATCCAATTCTGTCCAGCAGTTCTGAACTCACAAAGATTGTAATTTTTAAGAACAATATCACAAAAGAAGAGAAAAATAAAGAGTATCTTCAGAACAGAATCAAAGTTCTTGGCGATATAATTCATTCCCTGCCGGATGCAACATTTGCGCTGAATACTGATAAAGAAGTTATTGCATGGAATAAAGGCATGGAAAAACTTACAGGAATCAGAAAAGATGAAACAGACAGAATAAATAAAAGATATTCTGAGATATTTTATGAAGGAAATGAAGAACTTCTCATAGAAAACCTACTGAATAATATTGAGAATTATAACGGAAGCCAAAAATATCCTGAACCGCTATCCAGGAGATGTTTCTGCCCGAAATTAAACAGAGGACAGGGCGTAGACATTAAATGCAGTGCCTCTTACCTGTATGATGAAGAAGGAAAAATTTACGGCGCAATTGAAACAATAGCAGATTTAACCCGACTGAATAAGACCAGAGATGCATTAAGCAAGAGTGAAAGAAAATACTGGTCAATGATTGAGGAGCACTCGGATATGATATGCAGGTTCTCATTTCCGGAAAGAAAAATTACTTTTGTAAACAGCTCTTTATGCTCACATTTTGGATTTGAGAAGAAGGAACTTATTGGAAAGGACATCTCAAATATATTCCCACAGAGTATATGTGAGAACATAAATAATATTCAGAATAATCCAGTACCAAAAATTGGTTCTTCAAATTATGAAACCAGAATTGTTGACAGTACAAAGAAAACTTTCTGGCAGAAATGGACGATTAAACCGGTATTTAACAGAGAAAACTCTCTGGTTTCCTTTAATTGTACTGGAAGAGACATCTCGCAAAAAAAAGAGTATGAATATGGAATCCAAAAATCCGGAGAAGACTACAGGCAATTTTTTGAAAATGCGGATTTTATTGTATTAAAAACTGATATTAACGGAAAAATACTCTATCTTAATAAATTTACAGAAAAGTATTTTGGCTACAATTATTATGAGATATACAACAAGTCCTTTTATGATTATCTTGCTGCTGATAATTATGATATTAGAGCAGAAATTAAGAATTTATATGAAGAAATAGAGAATAAACCTGATAAGCAGTCCAGAACAGAATGCAGTATAATTAATTCAGGTGGGGAATCCATACCGGTAATCTTCTGTTTTAATAAAATATATGATATGAATGAAAAAAAAGATATACTCCTGATAACCGGCAAACCTTATGAAAATAATAAATTTAAGAATAATTCAGACACTAAAAATAATAAAACAGAATCTCTAAAATCAGAATCACCAGACAAAGCAGAATTATCTGAAAATAAATTTATTATTAATATAAACCGTAACCGGAATAATTCAGAATTATTAAGATCTGCTACAACTGCGGATAATCTCTATGAAAAAAAAATTAAAACTAAACATTACGATTCAGAATACGGTGATTTAAAAAATATAAAAAAGAACAACCCTGATAATTCAAAAGACGATAGTGAAGCAATAATTACTGTTGATCTTTATGGAAACATTGCTCTTATCAATGACAAAGCATGTGAATTAATAGGAATTTCAGAGAGTAATATAATTGGAAGAGATCTTTATTCCTGCTTTCCGGGGTATATGCAGGATACAGCAAGAAAAATACATGAAAAAATATCCAATAGGAAAGAAACAAATCCGGCCTCTTTACTTGCACAGCATCCGGATGGAAATGGTAACAAAAAAACAATATTATGGAATATAAACAAACCGATCAATAATTCAGGAAATGCAGAATCAATAATTTGGACCGGAAACAGATTAAAAAAGACACCACCAATAATTTCAGAGCAAATTTAA
- a CDS encoding PKD domain-containing protein codes for MWEWNFGDGCNSTSSEQNPVHCFQSSGIYNVSLFISNNFSSSNVTKEVVFVMEEVPEPGGSSHDDWPEDEVVTFDLPDSPGGNSLQNEKLFILWADDLKAYIYNLNSFDYTSENGISYIGDPENISIKRLNSDPACLDSDCPYYTYYISPEYCSFECYNVLTIVPGPEEWDYIQSGTSIEGIKWMNPYTGYWEELNTVESRENMSFSAKIENFGLYALFLTPKEPKENIQKVMSEIYTEETMASEAIVFVFMVFVLISGLVMLVIYDSHK; via the coding sequence CTGTGGGAGTGGAATTTTGGGGATGGATGTAATTCAACTTCAAGTGAACAAAATCCCGTGCATTGCTTCCAAAGTTCTGGGATATATAATGTTTCATTATTTATTTCCAACAATTTCAGTTCTTCAAATGTGACCAAGGAGGTTGTCTTTGTTATGGAGGAAGTTCCTGAACCTGGTGGCAGCAGCCATGATGACTGGCCTGAAGATGAAGTGGTTACATTTGATTTACCAGATTCTCCCGGTGGAAATAGTTTACAGAATGAGAAATTATTTATCCTGTGGGCTGACGATTTAAAAGCGTATATTTATAACCTGAATTCCTTTGATTATACCTCAGAAAACGGGATCAGTTATATTGGTGATCCTGAAAATATATCCATAAAGAGATTAAATTCAGACCCTGCCTGCCTTGATTCTGACTGTCCTTATTATACATACTATATATCTCCTGAATATTGCTCTTTTGAATGTTACAATGTACTTACAATAGTTCCGGGACCTGAGGAATGGGATTATATTCAGTCAGGAACCAGCATTGAAGGTATAAAATGGATGAATCCTTATACCGGATACTGGGAAGAGCTGAATACAGTTGAGAGTCGGGAAAACATGTCATTTTCAGCAAAGATAGAAAATTTTGGTCTTTATGCTCTCTTTTTAACCCCAAAAGAACCGAAAGAGAATATTCAAAAGGTCATGTCAGAGATTTATACTGAGGAAACCATGGCTTCAGAGGCAATTGTTTTTGTTTTTATGGTATTTGTTCTTATTTCCGGACTTGTAATGCTTGTAATATATGATAGTCATAAATGA